From the Pseudorasbora parva isolate DD20220531a chromosome 2, ASM2467924v1, whole genome shotgun sequence genome, the window aacacagatgtgtaatagagccccctaccgtataacagtgtaaacacagatgtgtaatagcgccccctaccgtataacagtgaaaacacagatgtgtaatagcgccccctaccgtataacagtgaaaacacagatgtgtaatagagccccctaccgtataacagtgtaaacacagatgtgtaatagcgccccctaccgtataacagtgaaaacacagatgtgtaatagcgccccctaccgtataacagtgaaaacacagatgtgtaatagcgccccctaccgtataacagtgaaaacacagatgtgtaatagcgccccctaccgtataacagtgtaaacacagatgtgtaatagcacccctaccgtataacagtgaaaacacagatgtgtaatagcgccccctaccgtataacagtgtaaacacagatgtgtaatagcgccccctaccgtataacagtgtaaacacagatgtgtaatagcacccctaccgtataacagtgaaaacacagatgtgtaatagagccccctaccgtataacagtgaaaacacagatgtgtaatagagccccctaccgtataacagtgtaaacacagatgtgtaatagagccccctaccgtataacagtgtaaacacagatgtgtaatagagccccctaccgtataacagtgtaaacacagatgtgtaatagcgccccctaccgtataacagtgtaaacacagatgtgtaatagagccccctaccgtataacagtgtaaacacagatgtgtaatagcgccccctaccgtataacagtgtaaacacagatgtgtaatagcgccccctaccgtataacagtgaaaacacagatgtgtaatagagccccctaccgtataacagtgtaaacacagatgtgtaatagagccccctaccgtataaaagtgtaaacacagatgtgtaatagagccccctaccgtataacagtgtaaacacagatgtgtaatagcgccccctaccgtataacagtgtaaacacagatgtgtaatagagccccctaccgtataacagtgtaaacacagatgtgtaatagcgccccctaccgtataacagtgaaaacacaaatgtgtaatagcgccccctaccgtataacagtgtaaacacagatgtgtaatagcgccccctaccgtataacagtgtaaacacagatgagtaatagcgccccctaccgtataacagtgtaaacacagatgtgtaatagcgccccctaccgtataacagtgtaaacacagatgtgtaatagcgccccctaccgtataacagtgaaaacacaaatgtgtaatagcgccccctaccgtataacagtgtaaacacagatgtgtaatagcgccccctaccgtataacagtgtaaacacagatgagtaatagcgccccctaccgtataacagtgtaaacacagatgtgtaatagcgccccctaccgtataacagtgtaaacacagatgtgtaatagcgccccctaccgtataacagtgaaaacacagatgtgtaatagagccccctaccgtataacagtgtaaacacagatgtgtaatagcgccccctaccgtataacagtgaaaacacagatgtgtaatagcgccccctaccgtataacagtgtaaacacagatgtgtaatagcgccccctaccgtataacagtgtaaacacagatgtgtaatagagccccctaccgtataacagtgaaaacacagatgtgtaatagcgccccctaccgtataacagtgtaaacacagatgtgtaatagcgccccctaccgtataacagtgaaaacacagatgtgtaatagcgccccctaccgtataacagtgaaaacacagatgtgtaatagagccccctaccgtataacagtgaaaacacagatgtgtaatagcgccccctaccgtataacaatgaaaacacagatgtgtaatagcgccccctaccgtataacagtgaaaacacagatgtgtaatagcgccccctaccgtataacagtgtaaacacagatgtgtaatagcgccccctaccgtataacagtgaaaacacagatgtgtaatagagccccctaccgtataacagtgtaaacacagatgtgtaatagcgccccctaccgtataacagtgtaaacacagatgtgtaatagagccccctaccgtataacagtgtaaacacagatgtgtaatagagccccctaccgtataacagtgtaaacacagatgtttaatagcgccccctaccgtataacagtgtaaacacagatgtgtaatagcgccccctaccgtataacagtgtaaacacagatgtgtaatagcgccccctaccgtataacagtgaaaacacagatgtgtaatagagccgtataacagtgaaaacacagatgtgtaatagagccccctaccgtataacagtgtaaacacagatgtgtaatagagccccctaccgtataacagtgaaaacacagatgtgtaatagagccccctaccgtataacagtgaaaacacagatgtgtaatagcgccccctaccgtataacagtgaaaacacagatgtgtaatagagccccctaccgtataacagtgtaaacacagatgtgtaatagcgccccctaccgtataacagtgaaaacacagatgtgtaatagcgccccctaccgtataacagtgaaaacacagatgtgtaatagcgccccctaccgtataacagtgaaaacacagatgtgtaatagcgccccctaccgtataacagtgaaaacacagatgtgtaatagcgccccctaccgtataacagtgaaaacacagatgtgtaatagcgccccctaccgtataacagtgtaaacacagatgtgtaatagcgccccctaccgtataacagtgaaaacacagatgtgtaatagagccccctaccgtataacagtgtaaacacagatgtgtaatagcgccccctaccgtataacagtgtaaacacagatgtgtaatagagccccctaccgtataacagtgtaaacacagatgtgtaatagcgccccctaccgtataacagtgtaaacacagatgtgtaatagcgccccctaccgtataacagtgaaaacacagatgtgtaatagagccccctaccgtataacagtgtaaacacagatgtgtaatagagccccctaccgtataacagtgaaaacacagatgtgtaatagagccccctaccgtataacagtgaaaacacagatgtgtaatagcgccccctaccgtataacagtgtaaacacagatgtgtaatagagccccctaccgtataacagtgaaaacacagatgtgtaatagagccccctaccgtataacagtgtaaacacagatgtgtaatagaaccccctaccgtataacagtgaaaacacagatgtgtaatagagccccctaccgtataacagtgtaaacacagatgtgtaatagagccccctaccgtataacagtgaaaacacagatgtgtaatagagccccctaccgtataacagtgaaaacacagatgtgtaatagcgccccctaccgtataacagtgaaaacacagatgtgtaatagagccccctaccgtataacagtgtaaacacagatgtgtaatagcgccccctaccgtataacagtgaaaacacagatgtgtaatagcgccccctaccgtataacagtgtaaacacagatgtgtaatagagccccctaccgtataacagtgtaaacacagatgtgtaatagagccccctaccgtataacagtgaaaacacagatgtgtaatagagccccctaccgtataacagtgaaaacacagatgtgtaatagcgccccctaccgtataacagtgaaaacacagatgtttaatagcgccccctaccgtataacagtgtaaacacagatgtgtaatagagccccctaccgtataacagtgtaaacacagatgtgtaatagagccccctaccgtataacagtgaaaacacagatgtgtaatagcgccccctaccgtataacagtgaaaacacagatgtgtaatagcgccccctaccgtataacagtgaaaacacagatgtgtaatagcgccccctaccgtataacagtgaaaacacagatgtgtaatagcgccccctaccgtataacagtgtaaacacagatgtgtaatagagccccctaccgtataacagtgtaaacacagatgtgtaatagcgccccctaccgtataacagtgaaaacacagatgtgtaatagcgccccttccgtataacagtgtaaacacagatgtgtaatagagccccctaccgtataacagtgtaaacacagatgtgtaatagcgccccctaccgtataacagtgaaaacacagatgtgtaatagagccccctaccgtataacagtgtaaacacagatgtgtaatagagccccctaccgtataacagtgtaaacacagatgtgtaatagcgccccctaccgtataacagtgtaaacacagatgtgtaatagagccccctaccgtataacagtgtaaacacagatgtgtaatagagccccctaccgtataacagtgtaaacacagatgtgtaatagagccccctaccgtataacagtgaaaacacagatgtgtaatagagccccctaccgtataacagtgaaaacacagatgtgaaatagagccccctaccgcataacagtgaaaacacagatgtgtaatagagccccctaccgtataacagtgaaaacacagatgtgtaatagagccccctaccgtataacagtgaaaacacagatgtgtaatagagccccctaccgtataacagtgaaaacacagatgtgtaatagagccccctaccgtataacagtgtaaacacagatgtgttatagagccccctaccgtataacagtgtaaacacagatgtgtaatagcgccccctaccgtataacagtgaaaacacagatgtgtaatagagccccctaccgtataacagtgtaaacacagatgtgtaatagagccccctaccgtataacagtgaaaacacagatgtgtaatagagtcccctaccgtataacagtgttaacatagatgtgtaatagcgccccctaccgtataacagtgtaaacacagatgtgtaatagagccccctaccgtataacagtgtaaacacagatgtgtaatagagccccctaccgtataacagtgaaaacacagatgtgtaatagagtcccctaccgtataacagtgttaacatagatgtgtaatagcgccccctaccgtataacagtgtaaacacagatgtgtaatagagccccctaccgtataacagtgtaaacacagatgtgtaatagcgccccctaccgtataacagtgtaaacacagatgtgtaatagcgccccctaccgtataacagtgtaaacacagatgtgtaatagagccccctaccgtataacagtgtaaacacagatgtttaatagcgccccctaccgtatcaTCATAAAGTATGTTTAGGAATTGTTTAATAACGACAGAGGGCGACTGgaagtaattgttctataaaccaacagGAAAAAGAATCGTGTAAAACTCTGTAAACCTTTGCTTGttattattacttgtgacatgagaacaaaatatgcatTAAATTAGCGATTTCTTAATgtttcctaatttcactaaacgttagtgtcgtgatttatttatttgatttgacttggatctttatttaaaatgatttgtttCTGCTTTCGTAGGCTTATTTGGTAAATATTAGCCCCTAACTTGTATGTGCAAACTGGGTGCCGGTGTGTTTAATGAATTAAAAGCAAATGAATTAATTTTAATGAAACGTTCCTTTATATGAACTGCGTAATGAAATATTTTCGCTGTGGTTTAATTGACTCACGTGTGtatctgctgtgtgtgtgtttcagagtaTCTGCAGGCGGTGCAGGCCAGCTCTGTGCTCGCGTGCATCTTCTGCATCCTGGGCCTGTTCGTGTTCGTTGCACAGCTCTACACACTACCTAAAGGAAGACGCTTCCTGTTCACTGGAGCCTTCCAGCTGCTGGCCTgtgagtgacacacacacacacacacacacacagctcaatGTCTGAATGCGGTACACAGTGTGTTTCAACGCTTGTATTCCTCAGGGCTGTGCATAATGATCGCGGCGTCCATCTACACGGACATCTTCCATAAAGATGAGAATAACGGCTGGTATGGAGCCTCCTTCATCCTGGCCTGGATCTCCGTCTGTCTCACCTTCATCTCCTGCGTCATCTACTTTGTCCTGCGCAAGAAAACAGCGTGAAGAAGAGCAATACACTCAAACGCAAAGACTTCATGCATCCGTaatatctgacacacacacacacacacaatctccaTTGACAGATCTTCAAATGCTCGAGCCGTTGTGTTTTTTATCCCTCAGGCTGAGCTCGAGTGTTTCCACACATCTGTAGATGAACATATGTTACCATTATATCGCTGAATGCAATCC encodes:
- the LOC137049697 gene encoding epithelial membrane protein 2-like, which produces MLILLAAIFVLHLTCIALLLAATIHNAWWMTDTLSTDIWGRWILMGGQWNYTDIPGHYAKEYLQAVQASSVLACIFCILGLFVFVAQLYTLPKGRRFLFTGAFQLLAWLCIMIAASIYTDIFHKDENNGWYGASFILAWISVCLTFISCVIYFVLRKKTA